One part of the Microbulbifer sp. THAF38 genome encodes these proteins:
- a CDS encoding ABC transporter permease, protein MRPSPTRTIWQIQRDVIYALLVREMKTRFGKWRLGYAWALLEPALHIMMLAAIFNFLKRDFYPGIPTTLFMLGGIAPFLFFSHCFYKGIAAVASNRGLFNYRQLRPFDAVLSRVLLEFSIYILCMITLLILLAWFGIRVEFGDFLLLVEVNILFFFFCFGLSLALCVAGERYPELSKILPLIVRPLYFVSGVFFSLEQIPVEYHPYLIWNPLVHVIELTREGLYANYDGKFSNFNYYIFTSIGTLTLGLLIYRAHWRDLIRSQ, encoded by the coding sequence ATGAGACCTTCACCTACAAGAACAATTTGGCAAATACAAAGAGATGTAATTTACGCCTTGCTTGTACGTGAGATGAAAACTCGCTTTGGTAAATGGCGCTTAGGGTATGCATGGGCACTCCTTGAGCCAGCTCTACATATTATGATGCTGGCTGCAATCTTCAATTTTCTTAAAAGGGATTTTTATCCAGGTATTCCAACAACACTATTTATGCTTGGTGGTATCGCACCATTCTTATTTTTTAGTCATTGCTTTTATAAAGGAATTGCTGCTGTGGCTTCAAATAGAGGACTATTCAACTATCGTCAGTTACGTCCTTTTGATGCTGTGCTCAGCCGTGTATTGTTAGAGTTTTCTATCTACATATTGTGTATGATTACACTACTGATACTTCTAGCATGGTTTGGAATCAGAGTCGAATTCGGTGATTTTCTACTACTTGTAGAAGTTAATATTCTGTTCTTTTTTTTCTGTTTTGGCTTGAGCTTAGCATTATGTGTTGCTGGCGAACGGTATCCAGAGCTATCAAAAATACTACCATTAATTGTCCGGCCTTTATATTTTGTTTCAGGAGTTTTTTTCTCGTTAGAGCAGATACCAGTTGAATATCATCCATATTTAATCTGGAATCCTTTAGTGCATGTAATTGAGTTAACTCGAGAAGGGCTTTATGCAAATTATGATGGAAAGTTTTCAAATTTTAATTACTATATATTTACTTCAATAGGCACGCTTACCCTGGGGTTATTGATATATCGTGCACATTGGCGTGATTTGATTCGAAGCCAATGA
- a CDS encoding ABC transporter ATP-binding protein: protein MIKLENITKSFRSHSERNILFENVNVVFPEGKNIGILGRNGAGKSTLLRIIGGIDYPDSGRVITDQRISWPMALSGGFQGSMTGRENVAFVCGIHGIWGNKKNKVMDLVREFSEIGNYFDAPIKNYSSGMRSRLAFGLSIAVDFDVYLVDEVMSVGDVHFRSKCEEIISEKRKSSSFIIVAHAMPTLRNNCDAGIYIEKGKVRICQSVEKAISLYQKGVPEP from the coding sequence ATGATAAAGCTTGAAAATATAACCAAGTCATTTCGTTCACACAGTGAACGAAATATCCTTTTTGAAAATGTCAATGTTGTTTTTCCTGAAGGAAAAAATATAGGAATTCTGGGTCGAAATGGTGCGGGTAAGTCCACACTATTAAGAATAATTGGTGGTATTGATTACCCAGACTCAGGTCGAGTAATAACAGATCAAAGAATATCCTGGCCTATGGCTCTTTCAGGTGGCTTTCAAGGAAGTATGACTGGAAGAGAAAATGTAGCATTTGTTTGTGGAATTCATGGTATTTGGGGTAATAAGAAGAATAAGGTGATGGATTTGGTTAGAGAATTTTCTGAAATTGGTAACTACTTTGATGCTCCAATTAAGAATTATTCTTCAGGTATGCGCTCACGTCTGGCTTTTGGTCTCAGTATCGCTGTAGATTTTGATGTGTATCTGGTAGATGAAGTGATGTCTGTAGGTGATGTGCACTTTAGAAGTAAATGTGAAGAGATAATCTCTGAAAAACGAAAGTCATCTAGCTTCATAATAGTGGCTCATGCAATGCCAACTTTAAGGAATAATTGTGATGCAGGTATATATATCGAGAAAGGAAAGGTAAGAATCTGCCAATCAGTTGAAAAGGCTATCTCCCTATATCAAAAGGGAGTGCCTGAGCCGTAA
- a CDS encoding SLBB domain-containing protein, giving the protein MNYALNCKNLCSRNKFLFKNILGVISTMNSIKVIKKGVHLCLLGILVFSEAFALETQQIDEIDSTVQANKKIIPVFGQSLFSGSFKDQPFSGFNPDYRITIGDQINLQLWGAYSFSATLLVDPKGNIFVPEVGPVHVAGIKNGELNDFVLRHVKRVFKNNVQAYANLEASQPVKVFVTGYVNNPGLYNGFSSDSILYYLDSADGIDPQSGSFVDIKVMRNGELIQRINLYNFIVEGVMPALQLRSGDVIVVGARKGSVSVEGAVQQAAQMEFTGPYTQLGEMLLVSKPDPQANFARITQVVDGVQEAIYLSLNEAMTTQLYPGAHVELVRDNDVHSISIQVSGELDGPATYVLPYGSTLEDLLDKLRFRENADRNSIQLYRESVAEKQSAALNRSLDALQMEVLTRQPNTDMEKNAQKDNALMIQKFIKQAREVSPRGQVVIANNPNATEMILEDGDQLVVPLKSSTVSVVGEVIFPTSLVYNKKLTLDDYIELAGGFANNANRDELVILHLDGTISRIDDKDFDNRLGDRLRPGDEIMVMPKIRSSELQVTKDVTEILYRIAVGAAAVLSF; this is encoded by the coding sequence ATGAATTATGCCTTGAATTGCAAAAATCTCTGCTCAAGAAATAAATTTCTATTTAAAAATATTTTAGGTGTGATTAGTACCATGAATAGTATAAAAGTAATAAAAAAAGGGGTGCATCTTTGTCTGTTGGGAATACTGGTTTTTAGTGAGGCATTTGCTTTGGAGACTCAACAGATAGATGAAATTGATTCTACCGTCCAAGCGAATAAAAAAATAATACCAGTGTTTGGTCAATCTCTTTTTAGTGGATCTTTTAAAGATCAGCCATTTAGTGGTTTCAATCCAGATTATAGAATTACCATTGGTGATCAGATCAATTTACAGCTTTGGGGTGCTTATAGTTTTAGTGCAACCTTGCTTGTAGATCCCAAAGGTAACATTTTTGTTCCAGAAGTTGGACCTGTACATGTTGCTGGAATCAAGAATGGTGAATTGAATGATTTTGTCCTTCGTCATGTGAAACGCGTCTTTAAGAATAATGTGCAAGCATATGCAAATCTTGAGGCCAGCCAGCCGGTTAAGGTGTTTGTAACTGGCTATGTGAATAATCCTGGCCTCTATAATGGGTTTAGCTCAGATTCAATTCTTTATTATTTGGATAGTGCTGATGGTATAGATCCACAGAGTGGAAGTTTTGTGGATATAAAAGTGATGCGTAATGGCGAGTTAATACAGCGGATTAATTTATATAATTTTATAGTGGAAGGTGTAATGCCTGCTCTACAACTACGAAGTGGTGATGTGATAGTGGTCGGCGCTCGTAAAGGTTCCGTTTCTGTTGAGGGAGCCGTTCAGCAGGCAGCACAGATGGAATTTACTGGACCATATACTCAGCTTGGTGAGATGCTGCTTGTAAGTAAACCTGATCCACAGGCAAATTTTGCTCGTATAACCCAGGTCGTGGATGGCGTTCAAGAAGCAATTTATTTATCTTTGAATGAGGCAATGACTACTCAGTTATATCCTGGAGCCCATGTTGAGTTGGTTCGTGATAATGATGTGCATTCTATCTCAATACAGGTTTCTGGTGAGCTGGATGGTCCCGCAACCTACGTTTTACCATACGGTTCCACATTGGAAGATTTATTAGATAAGTTGCGATTTCGTGAAAATGCTGATAGAAACTCTATTCAGCTTTATCGTGAAAGTGTTGCAGAGAAGCAGAGTGCAGCACTTAATAGATCTTTGGATGCGCTACAGATGGAGGTTTTAACGCGGCAACCCAATACTGATATGGAAAAAAATGCACAAAAAGATAACGCCTTAATGATACAAAAATTTATTAAACAAGCTCGAGAAGTAAGTCCCAGGGGACAGGTTGTAATTGCAAATAATCCTAATGCAACTGAGATGATATTAGAGGATGGGGATCAATTAGTGGTACCCTTGAAGTCGTCAACGGTATCTGTTGTGGGAGAAGTAATCTTCCCAACCTCTCTCGTGTATAACAAAAAGCTCACCTTGGATGACTATATAGAGCTGGCAGGTGGTTTTGCGAATAATGCTAATCGAGATGAGCTAGTCATCTTACATCTTGATGGCACAATAAGTCGTATAGATGATAAAGATTTTGATAATCGACTTGGAGATCGTCTACGACCCGGCGATGAAATTATGGTAATGCCTAAGATACGCTCAAGTGAACTACAAGTCACAAAAGATGTTACCGAAATTCTTTACCGCATCGCTGTTGGAGCAGCGGCGGTTCTTTCTTTCTAG
- the rfbA gene encoding glucose-1-phosphate thymidylyltransferase RfbA, whose product MSTTDTERRGIILAGGTGSRLYPLTKGVCKQLMPVYDKPMIYYPLTTLMLAGIREILIITTPQDQYLFQALMGDGSQWGLNLNFAVQSSPKGIAEAFIIGRSHIENHPSALILGDNIFYAHQFSDLLNRANARYQGTTIFGYRVADPSAYGVAELNKNGKVISVEEKPVEPKSNYAITGLYLYDDQVCELVREIKPSSRGELEITDLNKIYLDRGELNIELMGRGSAWLDTGTHDNLLAAAHFVQTIERRQGLKIACPEEVAFRKGFISADQLKSQARLLMKSGYGEYLMRLLDESLRDHAFGR is encoded by the coding sequence GTGAGTACGACTGATACTGAGCGTAGAGGTATTATATTAGCAGGTGGAACTGGCTCGCGACTGTATCCACTGACAAAGGGTGTGTGCAAACAATTGATGCCAGTATACGATAAACCAATGATTTATTACCCGCTAACAACATTAATGTTAGCAGGAATTCGAGAAATTCTGATTATTACTACTCCACAGGATCAGTACTTATTCCAAGCGTTAATGGGAGATGGCTCGCAGTGGGGATTAAACTTAAATTTCGCAGTACAGTCATCCCCGAAAGGAATTGCTGAGGCATTTATTATCGGGCGTAGTCATATTGAAAATCATCCTAGCGCTTTGATTTTGGGTGATAATATCTTCTATGCACACCAATTTAGTGATCTATTAAACAGAGCTAACGCAAGATATCAAGGAACTACGATATTTGGTTACCGAGTTGCTGACCCCAGTGCATATGGTGTAGCTGAATTAAACAAAAATGGAAAAGTCATCAGTGTTGAAGAAAAACCAGTAGAACCTAAATCAAATTATGCAATCACTGGTTTGTACTTATACGATGATCAAGTCTGTGAGCTAGTTAGAGAAATTAAGCCAAGCAGTCGTGGGGAGCTAGAAATTACTGACCTAAACAAAATTTATCTTGATCGTGGCGAGCTAAATATTGAATTAATGGGGCGCGGGTCTGCATGGCTAGATACCGGTACTCATGATAACTTGCTTGCAGCCGCACATTTTGTACAAACTATTGAACGCCGACAAGGGCTTAAAATTGCATGCCCAGAAGAAGTAGCTTTCCGTAAGGGATTTATTTCTGCTGATCAACTTAAGAGTCAAGCTAGGCTATTAATGAAGAGTGGTTACGGCGAGTATTTGATGAGGCTGCTGGATGAATCTTTGAGAGATCATGCATTTGGTCGTTAA